A region from the Aeromicrobium choanae genome encodes:
- the cds1 gene encoding L-cysteine desulfhydrase Cds1 codes for MPKTSTEDRDWLADAVRRVEADANRSADTHLHALDLPFDGVQIYLKDESVHPTGSLKHRLARSLFLYALCNGWIHRGSTIVEASSGSTAVSEAYFARLLGLPFVAVMPRSTSAEKISLIQWYGGRCHFVDDARQMYAEAQRLADECDGHYMDQFTYAERATDWRGNNNIAESIFAQLSAEPHPIPAWIVVSAGTGGTSATIGRYVRYRRFDTRLLVADPEGSAFFEGWDQDRSDVTTDVSSRIEGIGRPRVEPSFVGGVVDEMVHVPDAASIAAMRWTSDLIGRPVGGSTGTNMWAALGLAAQMVAEGREGSIVTLLCDGGDRYTHTYFDDRWVAEHGLDPTPYLQQLSELTSRGTFTPGR; via the coding sequence GTGCCGAAGACGTCGACTGAGGACCGCGACTGGCTGGCCGATGCGGTCCGCCGGGTCGAGGCCGACGCGAACCGCAGTGCCGACACCCACCTGCACGCGCTCGACCTGCCGTTCGACGGGGTGCAGATCTACCTCAAGGACGAGTCGGTCCACCCCACCGGCAGCCTGAAGCACCGGCTGGCGCGCTCGCTGTTCCTCTACGCGCTGTGCAACGGCTGGATCCACCGTGGCTCCACGATCGTCGAGGCCTCGAGCGGCTCCACCGCCGTCTCGGAGGCCTACTTCGCGCGACTGCTGGGCCTGCCGTTCGTGGCGGTCATGCCGCGCAGCACGAGCGCCGAGAAGATCTCGCTCATCCAGTGGTACGGCGGCCGCTGCCACTTCGTCGACGACGCCCGGCAGATGTACGCCGAGGCGCAGCGCCTGGCCGACGAGTGCGACGGCCACTACATGGACCAGTTCACCTACGCCGAGCGCGCCACCGACTGGCGCGGGAACAACAACATCGCGGAGTCGATCTTCGCCCAGCTCTCGGCCGAGCCGCACCCGATCCCGGCGTGGATCGTCGTCAGTGCGGGCACGGGCGGCACGTCGGCCACGATCGGCCGCTACGTCCGGTACCGGCGCTTCGACACCCGGCTGCTGGTCGCCGACCCCGAGGGCTCGGCGTTCTTCGAGGGCTGGGACCAGGACCGGTCCGACGTCACGACCGACGTCTCCTCGCGGATCGAGGGCATCGGCCGGCCGCGGGTCGAGCCGTCGTTCGTCGGCGGGGTCGTCGACGAGATGGTGCACGTCCCCGACGCCGCCTCGATCGCGGCGATGCGCTGGACGTCCGACCTCATCGGGCGGCCCGTCGGGGGCTCCACCGGCACGAACATGTGGGCCGCCCTCGGGCTCGCCGCGCAGATGGTGGCCGAGGGCCGGGAGGGCTCGATCGTCACGCTGCTGTGCGACGGGGGAGACCGCTACACGCACACGTACTTCGACGACCGGTGGGTGGCCGAGCACGGCCTCGACCCGACGCCCTACCTCCAGCAGCTGTCGGAGCTGACCAGCCGCGGCACGTTCACACCGGGCCGATGA
- a CDS encoding DUF4229 domain-containing protein, which produces MKAFWTYTLARLGVFLVTWAVLWGISRLVFDPSAVVDLWVLLLALIVSSIIAIITLRGLRDQVAVKLQERSKALNDRIEESRRAEDVD; this is translated from the coding sequence ATGAAGGCCTTCTGGACGTACACGCTCGCCCGACTCGGGGTCTTCCTCGTCACGTGGGCGGTGCTGTGGGGGATCTCCCGCCTCGTCTTCGACCCGAGCGCCGTCGTGGACCTGTGGGTCCTGCTGCTCGCGCTCATCGTCTCGTCGATCATCGCGATCATCACCCTGCGAGGCCTGCGCGACCAGGTGGCGGTGAAGTTGCAGGAGCGGTCGAAGGCTCTCAACGACCGCATCGAGGAGTCGCGCCGTGCCGAAGACGTCGACTGA
- a CDS encoding ABC transporter ATP-binding protein yields MGARIEVAGLTKSYGDLTAVDDLTFTVEPGEFFGLLGPNGAGKTTALEMIEGLRHPDGGSVSIDGHDPWKRDPALQRRLGVQLQSSAFFERLTAREQLATFGALYGVGGDRVDALLEQVGLQDKARSRVEDLSGGQAQRLSIACALVHDPEVVFLDEPTAALDPQARRNLWDFLEGLNDSGRTVVLTTHYMEEAEVLCDRVAIIDHGRLLELDSPAALVRGLDAPTRISLAPGAIDETRARGIDGVEAVEVHPDRTVLSTRRPADVLTALAGLDALDGLSASGASLEDVFLSLTGRKYRS; encoded by the coding sequence ATGGGTGCACGCATCGAGGTCGCGGGGCTGACGAAGTCCTACGGCGACCTCACCGCCGTCGACGACCTGACCTTCACGGTCGAACCGGGCGAGTTCTTCGGCCTCCTCGGCCCGAACGGAGCCGGCAAGACCACCGCGCTCGAGATGATCGAGGGACTGCGCCACCCCGACGGGGGATCGGTCTCGATCGACGGCCACGACCCCTGGAAGCGCGATCCCGCCCTGCAGCGGCGTCTCGGCGTGCAGCTGCAGTCCTCCGCGTTCTTCGAGCGGCTCACCGCCCGCGAGCAGCTGGCCACGTTCGGCGCGCTCTACGGCGTCGGGGGCGACCGGGTGGACGCCCTCCTCGAGCAGGTCGGGCTGCAGGACAAGGCCCGCTCGCGGGTGGAGGACCTGTCCGGCGGCCAGGCCCAGCGGCTCTCGATCGCCTGCGCGCTCGTTCACGACCCCGAGGTGGTCTTCCTCGACGAGCCGACCGCCGCCCTCGACCCCCAGGCGCGCCGTAACCTGTGGGACTTCCTCGAGGGACTCAACGACTCGGGTCGCACCGTCGTGCTGACCACGCACTACATGGAGGAGGCCGAGGTGCTCTGCGACCGGGTTGCGATCATCGACCACGGCCGCCTCCTCGAGCTCGACTCGCCGGCGGCCCTCGTGCGCGGGCTCGACGCCCCCACGCGGATCAGCCTCGCCCCCGGGGCCATCGACGAGACTCGCGCTCGGGGGATCGACGGGGTCGAGGCCGTCGAGGTCCACCCGGACCGCACGGTCCTGTCCACGCGCCGCCCCGCCGACGTCCTGACCGCGCTGGCCGGCCTCGACGCCCTCGACGGGCTCAGCGCCTCCGGAGCCTCCCTCGAGGACGTCTTCCTCAGCCTCACCGGACGGAAGTACCGCTCGTGA
- the menD gene encoding 2-succinyl-5-enolpyruvyl-6-hydroxy-3-cyclohexene-1-carboxylate synthase: MTGESAVETARRLVATLLAQEVSDAVLSPGSRSGPIALALHAADDQGLIRLHVRVDEREAGYLALGLAKASGRLTPVITTSGTAVANLHPALLEALHSRIPVLAVTADRPSHLRGTGANQTTVQPGLFPGITFTDRITGLAGAVRGGGPVHLNVELDEPLVESVSWKFPQNSWSMNTPAAGRTQTLETGPRTLLVAGDGADPALAAVAQQAGWPILAEPSSGLRGAPTAVACGRVVLGGRLIERVERIVSAGHPTLSRPVTNLLTRTNLPTVHVGDASTFPGVPGANVTFADRISVRGGTGDESWLRSWIQAGDRIQNALLQAEQFTVADAVWKAATRGLLVLGSSNVVRDVDLVAPVRAPGPRVLANRGLAGIDGTVSTAIGAALASYGRAIALMGDLTFLHGANGLLIGPIEPRPDLTIVVLNDDGGGIFHTLEQGSPDYSLAFERVFGTPTRTKIDALCAAHGVKHRLVEAGQLAAYLSRAPVGIEVLEVQVTRAGRRALQSVVSGLAAV, translated from the coding sequence GTGACCGGCGAGAGCGCCGTCGAGACGGCGCGAAGACTCGTGGCGACCCTGCTCGCGCAGGAGGTCTCCGACGCGGTGCTCTCGCCCGGCTCCCGCTCCGGCCCGATCGCGCTGGCCCTGCACGCCGCCGACGACCAGGGCCTCATCCGCCTCCACGTCCGCGTCGACGAGCGCGAGGCCGGCTACCTCGCCCTGGGTCTGGCCAAGGCCTCGGGCCGGCTGACCCCCGTGATCACCACCTCGGGAACCGCCGTGGCCAACCTGCACCCGGCGCTGCTGGAGGCGCTGCACTCGCGGATTCCCGTGCTGGCCGTCACGGCCGACCGCCCGAGCCACCTGCGCGGCACCGGGGCCAACCAGACCACGGTGCAGCCGGGCCTCTTCCCCGGCATCACGTTCACCGATCGCATCACGGGGCTGGCCGGCGCCGTGCGCGGCGGCGGACCCGTGCACCTCAACGTCGAGCTCGACGAGCCGCTCGTCGAGTCGGTCTCGTGGAAGTTCCCGCAGAACTCGTGGTCGATGAACACCCCGGCCGCGGGACGCACCCAGACCCTGGAGACCGGCCCGCGCACACTCCTCGTGGCCGGTGACGGTGCCGACCCCGCGCTCGCCGCGGTCGCGCAGCAGGCCGGCTGGCCGATCCTCGCGGAGCCGTCGTCCGGCCTGCGCGGCGCGCCCACGGCGGTGGCGTGCGGGCGGGTCGTGCTGGGCGGCCGGCTGATCGAGCGCGTCGAGCGGATCGTCAGCGCCGGGCACCCCACGCTGTCGCGACCCGTCACGAACCTGCTGACCCGGACCAACCTGCCCACGGTCCACGTCGGCGACGCGAGCACGTTCCCGGGCGTCCCCGGTGCGAACGTCACCTTCGCCGACCGCATCTCGGTGCGCGGAGGCACGGGGGACGAGTCCTGGCTGCGCAGCTGGATCCAGGCCGGCGACCGGATCCAGAACGCCCTGCTGCAGGCCGAGCAGTTCACGGTGGCCGACGCGGTCTGGAAGGCCGCCACGCGGGGCCTGCTCGTGCTCGGCTCGTCCAACGTGGTCCGCGACGTCGACCTCGTGGCGCCGGTCCGTGCTCCGGGCCCGCGCGTCCTGGCGAACCGCGGCCTCGCGGGCATCGACGGCACCGTCTCCACCGCGATCGGCGCGGCTCTCGCCAGCTACGGCCGGGCGATCGCCCTGATGGGCGACCTCACCTTCCTGCACGGGGCCAACGGCCTGCTGATCGGTCCGATCGAGCCGCGGCCCGACCTGACGATCGTCGTGCTCAACGACGACGGCGGCGGCATCTTCCACACGCTCGAGCAGGGTTCGCCCGACTACTCGCTGGCGTTCGAGCGCGTCTTCGGCACGCCCACGCGCACGAAGATCGACGCGCTGTGCGCCGCGCACGGCGTCAAGCATCGCCTCGTCGAGGCCGGTCAGCTGGCCGCGTACCTCTCGCGGGCGCCGGTCGGGATCGAGGTGCTGGAAGTGCAGGTGACCCGCGCCGGGCGCCGTGCGCTGCAATCGGTTGTCTCGGGTCTCGCCGCCGTCTAG
- a CDS encoding ABC transporter permease, whose protein sequence is MTALTSLSRAMLLGFVRDRMTLFWAVLFPLMFLVLFGGLLTNDGAPKLEVAQVGDVAALDDMAPEARDALEQSIEITPATDEAKALREVRDGDLAAVITEEGDRLVVHYSQADQVTAARVRGTFQGIVDSANLAAAGGTPAFTLETQQVEDESLEPIQYVTPGLLGWAIAMSATFGAAVNLVAWRQSGLLRRLRLAPIRTSSVVLARVGVSVLVALGQTAIFLGLAVGAFGLVLSGSWPLVIPLVLAGTLAFLSIGLLAGSISKTEEGAVGLANFIVLPMAFLSGSFFSLEGAPDWLQAISRLLPLRHLNEAMLDVMVRGQGVEAIWAPLAILLGFAAVCSLIASRVFRWDA, encoded by the coding sequence GTGACCGCACTGACCTCGCTCTCGCGCGCCATGCTCCTGGGGTTCGTCCGCGACCGGATGACCCTGTTCTGGGCCGTCCTGTTCCCGCTGATGTTCCTCGTCCTGTTCGGCGGCCTGCTCACCAATGACGGCGCCCCGAAGCTCGAGGTCGCCCAGGTCGGCGACGTCGCCGCACTCGACGACATGGCTCCCGAGGCGCGCGACGCGCTCGAGCAGAGCATCGAGATCACGCCGGCCACCGACGAGGCGAAGGCGTTGCGCGAGGTGCGCGACGGCGACCTCGCCGCCGTGATCACCGAGGAGGGCGACCGGCTCGTCGTGCACTACTCGCAGGCCGACCAGGTCACGGCGGCGCGGGTGCGCGGCACGTTCCAGGGCATCGTCGACTCGGCCAACCTCGCCGCCGCCGGCGGCACGCCCGCGTTCACGCTGGAGACGCAGCAGGTCGAGGACGAGTCGCTCGAGCCGATCCAGTACGTCACGCCCGGCCTGCTCGGCTGGGCGATCGCCATGAGCGCCACCTTCGGCGCCGCGGTCAACCTCGTCGCGTGGCGCCAGTCGGGCCTGCTGCGCCGCCTGCGCCTGGCACCCATCCGCACCTCGTCGGTGGTGCTCGCCCGTGTCGGCGTCAGCGTCCTGGTGGCGCTGGGCCAGACCGCGATCTTCCTGGGCCTGGCGGTCGGCGCGTTCGGTCTGGTGCTCAGCGGGTCGTGGCCGCTCGTGATCCCGCTCGTGCTGGCGGGCACGCTCGCGTTCCTGTCGATCGGGCTGCTGGCCGGCTCGATCAGCAAGACCGAGGAGGGTGCGGTCGGCCTCGCGAACTTCATCGTGCTGCCGATGGCGTTCCTGTCGGGCTCGTTCTTCTCGCTCGAGGGGGCACCCGACTGGCTCCAGGCCATCAGCAGGCTGCTGCCACTGCGCCACCTCAACGAGGCGATGCTCGACGTCATGGTGCGCGGTCAGGGCGTGGAGGCGATCTGGGCGCCGCTGGCGATCCTGCTGGGCTTCGCCGCCGTCTGCTCGCTCATCGCCTCGCGCGTGTTCCGCTGGGACGCCTGA
- a CDS encoding o-succinylbenzoate synthase encodes MEFRTYSIPMRTRFRGLEHRQGMLAEGPAGWAEFSPFPEYDHVASLPWLQAAMEAACKPWPEPVRECVPINGIVPAVGDGATAARTAVESGCHTIKIKVAEAGETLENDIERIAAIRDALPGVLIRIDANGAWQVKDAIKAIKKLDHVARGLEYVEQPCATVEELAQVRRKVDVPIAADESIRRAADPFRVRDLDAADIAVLKVQPLGGVRACLRIAEQIGMPVSVSSAVETSIGLAASIALAAALPDLPYACGIGTAHLLTSDVVADSLEPVDGSLWPTRPVLDEEAYAKVAAPPEVDERWQARLAHVQETL; translated from the coding sequence GTGGAGTTCCGTACCTACTCGATCCCGATGCGCACGCGCTTCCGCGGCCTCGAGCACCGACAGGGGATGCTGGCCGAGGGCCCGGCCGGCTGGGCCGAGTTCAGCCCCTTCCCCGAGTACGACCACGTCGCCTCCCTGCCATGGCTCCAGGCCGCCATGGAGGCCGCCTGCAAGCCCTGGCCCGAGCCCGTGCGCGAGTGCGTGCCGATCAATGGAATCGTCCCGGCCGTCGGCGACGGCGCCACCGCCGCCCGTACCGCCGTCGAGAGCGGCTGCCACACGATCAAGATCAAGGTCGCCGAGGCCGGCGAGACCCTCGAGAACGACATCGAGCGCATCGCCGCGATCCGCGACGCGCTGCCCGGCGTGCTCATCCGCATCGACGCCAACGGCGCGTGGCAGGTGAAGGACGCGATCAAGGCCATCAAGAAGCTCGACCACGTCGCGCGCGGCCTCGAGTACGTCGAGCAGCCGTGCGCCACGGTCGAGGAGCTCGCGCAGGTGCGGCGCAAGGTCGACGTGCCGATCGCGGCCGACGAGTCGATCCGCCGGGCCGCCGACCCCTTCCGGGTCCGAGACCTCGATGCCGCCGACATCGCGGTGCTCAAGGTGCAGCCGCTGGGCGGCGTGCGGGCGTGCCTGCGGATCGCCGAGCAGATCGGCATGCCGGTGAGCGTCTCGAGCGCCGTGGAGACGTCGATCGGCCTGGCGGCCAGCATCGCGCTCGCCGCCGCGCTGCCGGACCTGCCCTACGCCTGCGGCATCGGCACCGCCCACCTGCTCACGAGCGACGTCGTCGCCGATTCGCTCGAGCCGGTCGACGGCAGCCTGTGGCCCACCCGGCCGGTGCTCGACGAGGAGGCGTACGCGAAGGTCGCCGCGCCGCCCGAGGTCGACGAGCGCTGGCAGGCCCGCCTGGCCCACGTGCAGGAGACGCTGTGA
- the ccsB gene encoding c-type cytochrome biogenesis protein CcsB, which translates to MTLDQWAQLSNYLTGSAFAVLCVAFFCHVAEWITARSKAPVAVAAGTGDVLVSEDGADSGDAEVDTPDRLVGVAVSLTVLGTLLLIGASVTRGLATQRAPYGNMYEFGVTGTAIALSVYLLMVWRSKIQWMGGVVLAVCLFILAMSISSYTPAGPLVPALNTFWKYIHVTSIMTAAAMFMVGAAASVLYLVKARAEERGSVGPVLERFPAAARIDQVAFRVNAVGFPLWTFGALISGPIWAHLAWGRYWGWDPKEVWALITWIVYAGYLHARVTAGWKGKRAAYLALAGFVTFIISYYVVNLFVSGQHSYA; encoded by the coding sequence ATGACACTCGACCAGTGGGCCCAGCTCTCCAACTACCTCACCGGCTCGGCCTTCGCCGTGCTGTGCGTGGCGTTCTTCTGCCACGTGGCCGAGTGGATCACGGCGCGCAGCAAGGCGCCCGTGGCCGTGGCGGCCGGAACCGGCGACGTCCTCGTCTCCGAGGACGGAGCGGACAGCGGAGACGCCGAGGTCGACACGCCCGACCGCCTCGTCGGCGTCGCCGTGTCGCTCACCGTGCTCGGCACGCTGCTGCTGATCGGGGCCTCGGTCACCCGCGGCCTGGCCACCCAGCGCGCCCCCTACGGCAACATGTACGAGTTCGGCGTCACCGGCACGGCGATCGCGCTGTCGGTCTACCTGCTGATGGTGTGGCGCTCGAAGATCCAGTGGATGGGCGGCGTCGTGCTGGCCGTCTGCCTGTTCATCCTCGCGATGTCGATCTCCAGCTACACCCCGGCCGGACCTCTCGTGCCCGCGCTGAACACGTTCTGGAAGTACATCCACGTCACCTCGATCATGACCGCCGCGGCGATGTTCATGGTCGGTGCCGCGGCCAGCGTGCTGTACCTCGTCAAGGCCCGCGCGGAGGAGCGCGGCAGCGTCGGCCCGGTCCTGGAGCGGTTCCCCGCCGCCGCGCGCATCGACCAGGTGGCGTTCCGCGTCAACGCGGTCGGCTTCCCGCTGTGGACCTTCGGTGCCCTCATCTCCGGCCCGATCTGGGCCCACCTCGCGTGGGGCCGCTACTGGGGCTGGGACCCGAAGGAGGTCTGGGCGCTCATCACCTGGATCGTCTACGCGGGCTACCTGCACGCCCGCGTGACCGCCGGCTGGAAGGGCAAGCGCGCCGCCTACCTCGCGCTCGCCGGTTTCGTGACGTTCATCATCAGCTACTACGTCGTGAACCTCTTCGTGTCGGGCCAGCACAGCTACGCCTGA
- a CDS encoding AMP-binding protein has protein sequence MVASLSPVAGSAREVLEALRPWVAGGGPPLVMRTSGSTGEPKSIRLSHAAVLASAHAALERLGGPGQWLSALPPTGVGGLQVLVRSIVAGTEPVFLDEHPDVAAAAAAMTGSRRYASLVPTQLFRLVETGRAGDLASFDAVLLGGAAAPRAVLERAAGAGVRIVRTYGMTETCGGCVYDGLPLDGVRLRIEDDGRVAIAGPVLAEGQGEWLVTNDLGRLDADGRLRVLGRADQVAVSGGVNVPLAAVESVLRDEPGVLDVVVVAQPDPEWGQRVVAFVVGDLDRPRAAAAVERAGHPRTWTPRAVHVLDALPLLPGGKPDRVALAGGSFPG, from the coding sequence GTGGTCGCCTCCCTGTCTCCCGTCGCCGGCTCCGCCCGCGAGGTGCTCGAGGCGCTGCGGCCGTGGGTCGCCGGTGGCGGGCCGCCGCTGGTGATGCGCACGTCGGGCAGCACGGGCGAGCCGAAGTCGATCCGGCTGTCCCACGCCGCGGTGCTCGCGTCGGCGCACGCCGCGCTGGAGCGACTGGGTGGCCCGGGCCAGTGGCTCTCGGCGCTGCCGCCCACGGGGGTCGGCGGCCTCCAGGTGCTGGTGCGGTCGATCGTGGCGGGCACCGAGCCGGTCTTCCTCGACGAGCACCCCGACGTGGCCGCCGCCGCGGCGGCGATGACGGGCTCGCGGCGCTACGCCTCGCTCGTGCCCACGCAGCTCTTCCGGCTCGTCGAGACCGGACGGGCGGGTGACCTCGCGTCGTTCGACGCCGTGCTGCTGGGCGGTGCCGCCGCTCCCCGGGCGGTGCTCGAGCGGGCGGCCGGGGCGGGCGTGCGGATCGTGCGGACCTACGGCATGACCGAGACCTGCGGCGGCTGCGTCTACGACGGGCTCCCGCTCGACGGGGTGCGGCTGCGCATCGAGGACGACGGTCGCGTGGCCATCGCCGGCCCCGTGCTGGCCGAGGGCCAGGGGGAGTGGCTGGTCACGAACGATCTCGGACGGCTCGATGCCGACGGCCGTCTCCGTGTGCTGGGCCGCGCCGACCAGGTGGCCGTGAGCGGCGGGGTCAACGTCCCGCTGGCCGCGGTCGAGTCGGTGCTGCGCGACGAGCCGGGCGTGCTCGACGTCGTGGTCGTGGCCCAGCCCGACCCCGAGTGGGGCCAGCGCGTCGTGGCGTTCGTGGTCGGTGACCTCGACCGCCCCCGCGCCGCCGCCGCCGTCGAGCGGGCCGGCCACCCGCGCACCTGGACCCCCCGCGCCGTCCACGTCCTCGACGCCCTGCCGCTGCTGCCTGGCGGCAAGCCAGACCGCGTCGCGCTGGCGGGTGGAAGTTTCCCCGGTTAA
- a CDS encoding 1,4-dihydroxy-2-naphthoate polyprenyltransferase: MTSPTGLKLWIEGARLRTLPAAIAPVAVGTGAAAFDDGVVWWKAFVALGVSLALQIGVNYANDYSDGIKGTDENRVGPLRLVGSGLVAPAKVKAVALAFLALGAALGLVLAATSGWWLIAVGALAILAAWGYTGGSKPYGYRALGEVSVFLFFGLVAVLGTTYVQLGTINDVSVAGAIGVGALACAILVANNLRDIPTDTETGKRTLAVVLGDRRTRWLYAALVMTAFVLVVAWCATATPWVLLAWLGIPLAARSVAAVRSGASGPALIPVLKDTGIAELVYAIGLTVGLFIGPV, from the coding sequence GTGACCTCCCCGACCGGCCTGAAACTGTGGATCGAGGGCGCGCGGCTGCGCACGCTGCCCGCCGCCATCGCCCCCGTCGCCGTCGGCACGGGTGCCGCCGCGTTCGACGACGGCGTCGTCTGGTGGAAGGCCTTCGTCGCGCTCGGCGTCTCGCTGGCGCTGCAGATCGGCGTGAACTACGCCAACGACTACTCCGACGGGATCAAGGGCACCGACGAGAACCGCGTCGGCCCGCTGCGCCTCGTCGGGTCCGGGCTCGTCGCTCCCGCGAAGGTCAAGGCCGTGGCGCTCGCGTTCCTCGCCCTGGGTGCCGCCCTCGGGCTCGTGCTGGCCGCGACGTCCGGCTGGTGGCTGATCGCCGTCGGCGCACTGGCGATCCTCGCGGCGTGGGGCTACACGGGCGGCTCCAAGCCCTACGGCTACCGCGCGCTGGGCGAGGTCAGCGTCTTCCTGTTCTTCGGCCTGGTCGCGGTGCTCGGCACCACCTACGTCCAGCTCGGCACGATCAACGACGTCAGCGTGGCGGGCGCGATCGGCGTCGGCGCGCTGGCCTGCGCGATCCTCGTGGCCAACAACCTGCGTGACATCCCCACCGACACCGAGACCGGCAAGCGCACGCTCGCGGTCGTCCTCGGCGACAGGCGCACGCGCTGGCTCTACGCCGCGCTCGTGATGACGGCCTTCGTCCTGGTGGTCGCGTGGTGCGCCACCGCCACCCCGTGGGTCCTGCTGGCCTGGCTCGGCATCCCGCTGGCCGCCCGCTCGGTGGCCGCGGTGCGCTCGGGCGCGAGCGGCCCCGCGCTGATCCCGGTCCTGAAGGACACGGGCATCGCCGAGCTCGTCTACGCGATCGGGCTGACGGTCGGGCTGTTCATCGGCCCGGTGTGA
- a CDS encoding NAD(P)-binding oxidoreductase → MSDIAIVGGHGQVARLLVPLLTERGDLPVALVRNPDHAADLPGAAIRLLDIEAATAEDFATAFTDCDAVVFAAGGGPDGKIERKKSVDLEGSLKSIEAAKALGIRRFVQVSAIGVDNDLGADVQPVWKAYVEAKRDADAALRDSGLDWTIVRPGALTDDPGTGSVTVGETVDRAEISRADVAAVIAAALADDSTIGKQFEVIGGDTPVAEALRGL, encoded by the coding sequence ATGTCCGACATCGCGATCGTGGGAGGCCACGGCCAGGTGGCCCGCCTCCTCGTCCCTCTGCTCACCGAACGCGGCGACCTCCCGGTCGCCCTCGTCCGCAACCCCGACCATGCCGCCGACCTGCCCGGGGCCGCCATCCGACTGCTCGACATCGAGGCGGCCACGGCCGAGGACTTCGCGACGGCGTTCACCGACTGCGACGCCGTCGTGTTCGCCGCCGGCGGCGGGCCCGACGGCAAGATCGAGCGCAAGAAGAGCGTCGACCTCGAGGGCTCGCTGAAGTCGATCGAGGCTGCCAAGGCGCTCGGCATCCGGCGCTTCGTGCAGGTCTCGGCGATCGGCGTCGACAACGACCTCGGCGCCGACGTCCAGCCCGTCTGGAAGGCCTACGTCGAGGCCAAGCGCGACGCCGACGCCGCCCTGCGCGACAGCGGCCTCGACTGGACGATCGTGCGCCCCGGCGCCCTCACCGACGACCCCGGCACCGGCTCGGTCACCGTGGGCGAGACCGTCGACCGCGCGGAGATCTCCCGCGCCGACGTCGCCGCCGTCATCGCCGCGGCCCTCGCCGACGACAGCACCATCGGCAAACAGTTCGAGGTCATCGGCGGCGACACCCCCGTCGCCGAGGCGCTCCGCGGACTGTGA
- a CDS encoding PLD nuclease N-terminal domain-containing protein has translation MGKVFLVLAAVVLMVYSLYDLVATPRDRVQHLPKWGWALLIVLAPYAGAALWLIFGVAKGRSTGGPRKRPPRPLGPDDDPDFLRGL, from the coding sequence ATGGGCAAGGTCTTCCTCGTACTGGCGGCCGTGGTTCTCATGGTCTACAGCCTGTACGACCTCGTGGCGACGCCGCGCGACCGTGTGCAGCACCTGCCCAAGTGGGGCTGGGCCCTGCTGATCGTCCTGGCGCCCTACGCCGGCGCCGCGCTGTGGCTGATCTTCGGCGTCGCCAAGGGCCGTTCCACCGGCGGACCCCGCAAGCGTCCTCCGCGCCCGCTCGGCCCCGACGACGACCCCGACTTCCTGCGCGGCCTCTGA